In Ischnura elegans chromosome 9, ioIscEleg1.1, whole genome shotgun sequence, the following proteins share a genomic window:
- the LOC124165510 gene encoding larval cuticle protein A3A-like, giving the protein MAFKFVVLAALVAVANAGYLGAPAVVAPAYGHAAYGHAAYARPLAYAAPVAKAVVAAPDYYDPNPQYSFAYSVADAVTGDNKAQHESRHGDVVEGSYSLVEPDGTHRTVEYTADPVNGFNAVVHRGAAVVKAAVAAPVVAKVAAPLAYGHGLAYGHARPYYG; this is encoded by the exons ATGGCATTCAAG TTCGTCGTCCTCGCCGCCCTCGTGGCCGTCGCCAACGCCGGATACCTCGGCGCCCCCGCCGTCGTGGCACCCGCTTACGGCCACGCCGCTTACGGCCACGCCGCTTACGCCCGTCCCCTGGCCTACGCCGCACCCGTCGCCAAGGCCGTCGTCGCCGCTCCCGACTACTACGACCCCAACCCACAGTACTCCTTCGCCTACAGCGTGGCCGACGCCGTCACCGGAGACAACAAGGCCCAACACGAGAGCCGTCACGGAGACGTGGTCGAGGGATCCTACAGCCTGGTTGAGCCCGATGGCACCCACCGCAccgtcgagtacaccgccgaccccgtcaacggattcaacgccgtcgtccaCCGCGGAGCCGCCGTCGTCAAGGCCGCCGTTGCCGCACCCGTCGTCGCCAAGGTTGCCGCACCCCTCGCCTACGGACATGGTTTGGCCTACGGCCACGCCAGGCCCTACTACGGTTGA
- the LOC124165509 gene encoding larval cuticle protein A3A-like codes for MACKFVILAALVAVANAGYLGAPAVVAPTVARYAAPYAHGYARPLAYAAPAYARPLAYAAPVAKAVVAAPDYYDPHPQYSFAYSVADAHTGDNKAQQETRDGDVVHGSYSLVEPDGSHRQVDYTADPVNGFNAVVHRGPAVVKAAVAAPVVAKVAAPLAYGHGLAFGHGGYYHG; via the exons ATGGCTTGCAAG TTCGTGATCCTCGCCGCCCTCGTGGCCGTCGCCAACGCCGGATACCTCGGCGCCCCCGCTGTCGTGGCCCCGACCGTCGCCCGCTATGCTGCCCCCTACGCTCACGGCTACGCCCGCCCCCTCGCATATGCCGCACCCGCCTACGCCCGGCCCCTCGCCTACGCCGCACCCGTCGCCAAGGCCGTTGTCGCCGCTCCCGACTACTACGACCCGCACCCCCAGTACTCGTTCGCCTACAGCGTGGCCGACGCGCACACCGGAGACAACAAGGCGCAGCAGGAGACGAGGGACGGAGACGTTGTCCACGGGAGCTACAGCCTAGTGGAGCCCGACGGCAGCCACCGCCAGGTCGACTACACCGCCGACCCcgtcaacggattcaacgccgtcgtgcACCGCGGACCCGCCGTCGTCAAGGCCGCAGTCGCCGCACCCGTCGTCGCTAAGGTGGCCGCTCCCCTTGCATACGGACACGGTCTCGCCTTCGGACACGGAGGATACTACCACGGCTGA